In the Leishmania panamensis strain MHOM/PA/94/PSC-1 chromosome 30 sequence genome, one interval contains:
- a CDS encoding hypothetical protein (TriTrypDB/GeneDB-style sysID: LpmP.30.2910) — protein MKKTFPLRWTFSDNRGYYSPPVYMPLEYASRITNQKQLVFTHPKDPKYTWNTGINELSSLHPGILGPGRKTPQLNYTSRGGIICEIPPVPVYRAHIWCMGHGHFVLQHPRIFIKCPRNKVVCCKWCRLKFINMSTDEDNDDDWAEEEQKISTTPESEVDLRQPIRDMGGVLRSSPFQDGKEPDPYVYRAVFDPERYRWKHPRKEDYEVHPAYAKQDGACAHSGHHSSTSVPLE, from the coding sequence ATGAAGAAGACGTTCCCGCTGCGGTGGACCTTTTCTGACAACCGGGGCTACTACAGCCCCCCGGTGTACATGCCGCTGGAGTACGCCAGCCGCATCACAAATCAGAAGCAGCTGGTCTTCACGCACCCTAAGGACCCTAAATATACGTGGAACACCGGCATCAACGAGTTGTCGAGTCTCCATCCCGGTATCCTTGGACCGGGGCGTAAGACGCCGCAGCTGAACTACACGAGCCGCGGTGGTATCATCTGCGAGATTCCACCAGTGCCGGTGTACCGGGCCCACATATGGTGCATGGGCCATGGCCACTTCGTTCTTCAGCACCCGCGCATCTTTATCAAGTGCCCGCGCAACAAAGTAGTCTGCTGCAAGTGGTGCCGTCTCAAGTTTATTAACATGTCGACTGACGAGGACAACGACGATGACTgggccgaggaggagcagaagatTTCAACAACGCCGGAGTCTGAGGTGGATCTACGGCAGCCAATTCGTGACATGggtggtgtgctgcgcagcagcccgtTCCAGGACGGCAAGGAGCCGGACCCATATGTGTACCGCGCCGTCTTTGATCCGGAGCGATACCGCTGGAAGCATCCCCGCAAGGAGGACTACGAGGTGCATCCAGCATACGCCAAGCAAGACGGTGCCTGCGCGCACTCTGGCCATCATTCGTCAACGAGCGTGCCCCTGGAGTGA